A single genomic interval of Ramlibacter pinisoli harbors:
- a CDS encoding LysR family transcriptional regulator, translating into MNAHQLEVFEAIMRTGSVSEAARTLDVSQPAVSKTLRLAEEAAGFVLFRRVRGRLYPSPEAETLLPQVEQLRNEMNAISLLIQRLRDGHAGHVTVASAASLAHAFLTPAIAQFSRANQDIRIEVQMLPTHQVAERVAHSHADFGLVHEPTDNPYIDGENICQAEAVCFMPRDHPLASRRSVGPRDLQAQPLLCYRDDTAIGRLVRKALADAGQRREIDMVVNQSEQALDLVEAGCGLAISEPFLHVARPRASIVGVPFRPAIPLRLRIIRARERPRSRAAAQLERVVRAVIAKTTRRSPFLIKDIQR; encoded by the coding sequence ATGAACGCGCACCAGCTCGAGGTGTTCGAGGCCATCATGCGCACCGGTTCGGTGAGCGAGGCGGCGCGCACCCTGGACGTCTCCCAGCCCGCGGTGTCCAAGACGCTGCGCCTGGCCGAGGAAGCGGCGGGCTTCGTGCTGTTCCGGCGCGTGCGCGGCCGCCTCTATCCCAGCCCCGAGGCCGAGACGCTGCTGCCCCAGGTGGAGCAGCTGCGCAACGAGATGAACGCGATCTCGCTGCTGATCCAGCGCCTGCGCGACGGCCATGCCGGCCACGTGACGGTGGCCAGCGCGGCGTCGCTGGCCCACGCCTTCCTGACGCCGGCCATCGCCCAGTTCAGCCGCGCCAACCAGGACATCCGCATCGAGGTGCAGATGCTGCCGACCCACCAGGTCGCCGAGCGCGTGGCCCACAGTCACGCCGACTTCGGCCTGGTGCACGAGCCGACCGACAACCCCTACATCGACGGCGAGAACATCTGCCAGGCCGAGGCGGTGTGCTTCATGCCCCGCGACCACCCGCTGGCCAGCCGGCGCAGCGTGGGCCCGCGCGACCTCCAGGCCCAGCCGCTGCTGTGCTACCGGGACGACACCGCGATCGGTCGCCTGGTGCGCAAGGCGCTGGCCGACGCCGGCCAGCGGCGCGAGATCGACATGGTGGTCAACCAGTCCGAGCAGGCCCTCGACCTGGTGGAGGCCGGCTGCGGCCTGGCGATCTCGGAGCCCTTCCTGCACGTCGCCCGGCCGCGCGCCTCCATCGTCGGCGTGCCGTTCCGCCCCGCCATCCCGCTGCGCCTGCGCATCATCCGCGCCCGCGAACGGCCCCGGTCCCGCGCCGCCGCGCAACTCGAGCGCGTGGTGCGCGCGGTGATCGCCAAGACGACGCGGCGCTCGCCGTTCCTGATCAAGGACATCCAGCGCTGA
- a CDS encoding hydantoinase B/oxoprolinase family protein has product MNARVESLDPITLEVIRNKLEGIANEMQMTLLHSAFSPIVKEGMDCSAAVFTADGQTMAQATAIPIHLATMIPALHAVLHKYPVASMAPGDVYLLNDPYCGGTHLPDITLFVPVYADGRVVAFSVSTVHHQDMGGMAPGSIPTNATEIYQEGLRLPPLKYMDAGRENETLREILRLNIRLSDTFFGDLHAQLAACRVGERRLTELCASYGAADIERGFGLLLDRSEAMTRNALRQLPEGTFHYVDWLDNDGVELDRKVRLEVAVTVRDGTIHFDFTGTDPQLKGPLNCVPSGAQAAAYYAVRALTDASIPTNGGCFRPVTLHLPEGSLVNPVAPAPVNARTATIKRMCGMMVGALAEAVPERVPAASASVSTMLAFGGRRPDGSSFIVSELVAAGTGASQASDGVDCLQTDGSNSMNLPLESLSMDVPVRVLRFGLRPDSGGAGRHRGGLGVVKEYEFLVDGIRFTYRGERHFTQARGSRGGGAGAMARATIHRADGRVEQIPSKTVTELGRGDRLLVETAGGGGFGAPQERPREQVLADLRNGKVSPAAARETYAQTGL; this is encoded by the coding sequence ATGAACGCGCGCGTCGAGTCCCTGGACCCGATCACCCTGGAGGTGATCCGCAACAAGCTCGAGGGCATCGCCAACGAGATGCAGATGACGCTGCTGCACAGCGCCTTCTCGCCCATCGTCAAGGAGGGCATGGACTGCTCGGCGGCCGTGTTCACCGCCGACGGCCAGACCATGGCGCAGGCCACCGCGATTCCGATCCACCTCGCGACCATGATCCCGGCGCTGCACGCCGTGCTGCACAAGTACCCGGTGGCGTCGATGGCGCCCGGCGACGTCTACCTGCTCAACGACCCCTACTGCGGCGGCACCCACCTGCCGGACATCACGCTGTTCGTGCCGGTGTACGCCGACGGCCGCGTGGTCGCCTTCAGCGTCTCCACGGTGCACCACCAGGACATGGGCGGCATGGCGCCCGGCTCGATCCCGACCAACGCGACCGAGATCTACCAGGAAGGCCTGCGGCTGCCGCCGCTGAAGTACATGGACGCCGGGCGCGAGAACGAGACCCTGCGCGAGATCCTGCGGCTGAACATCCGGCTGTCCGACACGTTCTTCGGCGACCTGCACGCCCAGCTGGCGGCCTGCCGGGTCGGCGAGCGCCGCCTCACGGAGCTGTGCGCCAGCTACGGCGCGGCCGACATCGAGCGCGGCTTCGGGCTGCTGCTCGACCGCTCCGAGGCGATGACCCGCAATGCGCTGCGCCAGCTGCCCGAGGGCACCTTCCACTACGTCGACTGGCTGGACAACGACGGCGTGGAGCTGGACCGCAAGGTCCGCCTGGAGGTGGCCGTCACCGTGCGCGACGGCACCATCCACTTCGACTTCACCGGCACCGACCCGCAGCTCAAGGGGCCGCTCAACTGCGTGCCCTCCGGCGCCCAGGCCGCCGCCTACTACGCCGTGCGCGCCCTGACGGACGCCAGCATTCCCACCAACGGCGGCTGCTTCCGGCCCGTCACCCTGCACCTGCCCGAGGGCAGCCTGGTCAACCCGGTGGCGCCGGCGCCGGTGAACGCGCGCACGGCCACCATCAAGCGCATGTGCGGGATGATGGTCGGCGCATTGGCCGAGGCGGTGCCCGAGCGGGTCCCGGCCGCCTCGGCCAGCGTCTCCACCATGCTGGCCTTCGGCGGCCGGCGGCCGGACGGCAGCAGCTTCATCGTCAGCGAGCTGGTGGCCGCCGGCACCGGTGCCAGCCAGGCCAGCGACGGTGTCGACTGCCTGCAGACGGATGGCTCCAACAGCATGAACCTGCCGCTCGAATCGCTCAGCATGGACGTGCCGGTGCGGGTGCTGCGCTTCGGCCTGCGGCCGGACTCGGGCGGCGCCGGCCGGCACCGCGGCGGGCTGGGCGTGGTCAAGGAATACGAGTTCCTGGTCGACGGCATCCGCTTCACCTACCGCGGCGAGCGCCACTTCACGCAGGCGCGCGGGTCTCGCGGCGGCGGCGCCGGCGCGATGGCGCGCGCCACCATCCACCGGGCCGACGGCCGCGTCGAGCAGATCCCGTCCAAGACGGTGACTGAGCTCGGGCGCGGCGACCGGCTGCTGGTGGAGACGGCGGGCGGCGGCGGCTTCGGCGCGCCACAGGAGCGGCCGCGCGAGCAGGTGCTGGCGGACCTGCGCAACGGCAAGGTGAGCCCGGCCGCGGCGCGCGAGACCTATGCACAGACTGGCCTTTGA
- a CDS encoding universal stress protein, protein MFRRILIAVDGSETSNHALDTGLQLARQGQASVRVVHALDELASVSGYPYSAQLRDVVRQEGQKILDDALAIARKADVPADAELVNQPDGRLGEMVANAARAWNADLVVVGTHGRRGIGRVLLGSGAEEVVRMAPVPVLTVRSSA, encoded by the coding sequence ATGTTCCGACGCATCCTGATCGCCGTCGACGGCAGCGAGACCTCGAACCATGCCCTCGACACCGGGCTGCAGCTCGCCAGGCAGGGGCAGGCCAGCGTGCGGGTGGTCCATGCGCTGGACGAGCTGGCCTCCGTCAGCGGCTACCCCTACAGCGCGCAGCTGCGTGACGTGGTGCGGCAGGAGGGGCAGAAGATCCTGGACGATGCCCTCGCGATCGCCCGCAAGGCCGACGTGCCGGCCGACGCCGAGCTGGTGAACCAGCCCGACGGGCGGCTCGGCGAAATGGTCGCCAACGCTGCGCGCGCCTGGAACGCCGACCTGGTCGTGGTCGGCACCCACGGCCGGCGCGGCATCGGCCGCGTGCTGCTGGGCAGTGGCGCGGAAGAGGTGGTGCGCATGGCCCCCGTGCCCGTGCTCACGGTGCGGTCCAGCGCCTGA
- a CDS encoding MBL fold metallo-hydrolase, with protein sequence MRLTFLGAAGTVTGSKYLLEHEGRRLLVDCGLFQGLKVLRLRNREPLPLDAAAIDAVVLTHAHIDHSGYLPALARQGFRGPVYSTPATRDLAGLMLPDAGHLQEEDAAYDNRHGLSKHRPALPLYTEEDARQSLRLFQPRPFHEDFEPIPGVRLRFTRAGHILGAASVHVAWDGGTVLFSGDLGRDDDVLMRPPEAPPAADHVLVESTYGDRRHVEADTATVLAGIVARTAARGGIVVVPAFAVGRAQALLHLLHELKQEGRIPDLPVFLNSPMAADATEIYHRHRAEHRLDDQQSAGMCRVARIVNSVEESERLNRLRVPAVIISASGMATGGRVVHHLKAFAPDARNTILLAGYQAAGTRGAALAGGASQLRIHGEDVPVRAEVTSLGSISAHADRAELLAWLGRLPRPPRRVFVTHGEPVAADSLRQAIEERHGWPCTVAEHLHAHEL encoded by the coding sequence ATGCGATTGACCTTCCTGGGTGCCGCCGGCACCGTCACGGGTTCGAAGTACCTGCTGGAGCACGAGGGACGGCGGCTGCTGGTGGACTGCGGGCTGTTCCAGGGGCTGAAGGTCCTGCGCCTGCGCAACCGGGAGCCCCTGCCGCTGGATGCCGCGGCGATCGACGCCGTGGTCCTGACGCATGCGCACATCGACCACAGCGGCTACCTGCCGGCGCTGGCGCGGCAGGGGTTCCGCGGGCCGGTCTACTCGACCCCCGCGACGCGCGACCTTGCCGGGCTGATGCTGCCCGACGCCGGCCACCTGCAGGAGGAGGATGCCGCCTACGACAACCGGCACGGGTTGTCGAAGCACCGGCCGGCGCTGCCGCTGTACACCGAGGAGGACGCCCGCCAGTCGCTGCGGCTGTTCCAGCCCCGGCCGTTCCACGAGGACTTCGAGCCCATCCCCGGCGTGCGCCTGCGCTTCACCCGGGCCGGCCACATCCTGGGCGCGGCCAGTGTGCACGTGGCCTGGGACGGCGGCACGGTGCTGTTCTCCGGCGACCTGGGCCGTGACGACGACGTGCTGATGCGGCCGCCGGAGGCGCCGCCTGCCGCCGACCACGTGCTGGTGGAGTCGACCTACGGCGACCGGCGCCACGTCGAGGCCGACACGGCCACGGTGCTGGCGGGCATCGTGGCGCGCACGGCGGCGCGCGGCGGCATCGTCGTGGTCCCGGCGTTCGCGGTCGGCCGCGCCCAGGCGCTGCTGCACCTGCTGCACGAGCTCAAGCAGGAAGGGCGCATCCCCGACCTGCCGGTGTTCCTCAACAGCCCGATGGCGGCCGACGCGACGGAGATCTACCACCGCCACCGCGCCGAGCACCGGCTCGATGACCAGCAGTCGGCCGGCATGTGCCGCGTGGCCCGGATCGTGAACTCGGTCGAGGAGTCGGAGCGCCTCAACCGCCTGCGGGTGCCGGCGGTGATCATCTCGGCCAGCGGCATGGCCACCGGCGGCCGCGTCGTCCACCACCTCAAGGCCTTCGCGCCCGATGCGCGCAACACCATCCTGCTGGCCGGCTACCAGGCCGCGGGCACCCGCGGCGCCGCCCTGGCCGGCGGCGCGAGCCAGCTGCGGATCCATGGCGAGGACGTACCGGTGCGGGCCGAGGTGACCAGCCTCGGCTCGATCTCGGCCCATGCCGATCGCGCCGAACTGCTCGCCTGGCTGGGACGGCTGCCGCGGCCGCCCCGGCGCGTGTTCGTGACCCACGGCGAGCCGGTGGCGGCGGACAGCCTGCGCCAGGCCATCGAAGAGCGGCACGGCTGGCCGTGCACGGTGGCCGAGCACCTGCACGCGCACGAGCTGTGA
- a CDS encoding host attachment protein, translating to MHWIVIASASRARVLHRAPDGTLTVLQAFAQAEDHGAGPRTDPDRRGWRFGRPGAGGASLAARVDSHRREHRRFAAELAALLERSARTGAFRDLTVIGTEPFVGHLRQALGPLTRRRVRGVLGLDLCHVAWADLRDRVDAALRAGPSPTDGCGRPTPRAACDGHGRAPRPGR from the coding sequence ATGCACTGGATCGTCATCGCCAGCGCGTCGCGCGCACGGGTGCTGCATCGCGCCCCCGACGGCACCTTGACGGTGCTGCAGGCGTTCGCGCAGGCCGAGGACCACGGGGCCGGCCCGCGGACCGACCCCGACCGCCGCGGCTGGCGTTTCGGCCGCCCCGGCGCCGGCGGGGCGTCGCTGGCGGCGCGGGTGGATTCGCACCGGCGCGAGCACCGGCGCTTCGCCGCCGAGCTGGCCGCCCTGCTGGAGCGGTCGGCCCGGACGGGCGCCTTCCGGGACCTCACCGTCATCGGCACCGAACCGTTCGTCGGCCACCTGCGGCAGGCGCTGGGCCCGCTCACCCGGCGCCGCGTGCGCGGCGTGCTCGGGCTCGATCTCTGCCACGTGGCCTGGGCCGACCTGCGCGACCGGGTCGACGCGGCCCTGCGCGCGGGCCCGTCGCCAACGGATGGGTGCGGCCGTCCGACACCACGCGCCGCGTGCGATGGCCACGGCCGGGCACCACGGCCGGGCCGGTAG
- a CDS encoding Bug family tripartite tricarboxylate transporter substrate binding protein — translation MKRIAGCLLALFLSMGAWAQAEYPNKPIRIVIPFSPGSATDQTTRILGQAVSTALGQPFVYDYKPGANGAIAGAEVAKAAPDGYTLLVAGGSVMAVVPATVKKPPYDPVADFTPITDFGRFTFFLFVNSAVPAKTLGEFVSYAKANPRKLSYGTGNASGIVAFTQMNALAGMDLVHVPYKGEPPAVIDLVAGRLDAMWATPTATLPHAKDGKLRALATSLKTRSALLPDVPTIDEAGMPKFNIVLWQGLVGPAGTPRPVVDRLNREFNAAMKRPEVIAAMDGQAFTLVPGTPEQFGALVKEQIETYRNLLRQAGVQPE, via the coding sequence ATGAAGCGCATTGCTGGGTGCCTGCTGGCACTGTTCCTGTCGATGGGTGCCTGGGCCCAGGCGGAGTACCCGAACAAGCCGATCCGCATCGTGATTCCGTTCTCGCCCGGCTCGGCGACGGACCAGACCACCCGCATCCTCGGCCAGGCGGTCTCCACGGCGCTCGGGCAGCCGTTCGTCTACGACTACAAGCCCGGCGCCAACGGCGCCATCGCGGGGGCCGAGGTCGCCAAGGCCGCGCCCGACGGCTACACCCTGCTGGTGGCGGGCGGCAGCGTCATGGCCGTGGTGCCGGCCACGGTGAAGAAGCCGCCCTACGACCCGGTGGCCGACTTCACGCCGATCACCGACTTCGGCCGCTTCACCTTCTTCCTGTTCGTCAATTCCGCGGTGCCGGCCAAGACCCTGGGCGAGTTCGTCTCGTACGCCAAGGCCAATCCGCGCAAGCTGTCGTACGGCACCGGCAACGCCAGCGGCATCGTCGCCTTCACCCAGATGAACGCGCTGGCCGGCATGGACCTGGTGCACGTGCCGTACAAGGGCGAACCGCCGGCCGTGATCGACCTGGTGGCGGGCCGGCTGGATGCGATGTGGGCGACGCCCACCGCCACGCTGCCGCACGCCAAGGACGGCAAGCTGCGCGCGCTGGCAACCTCGCTCAAGACGCGCTCGGCCCTGCTGCCCGACGTGCCGACGATCGACGAGGCGGGCATGCCCAAGTTCAACATCGTGCTGTGGCAGGGCCTGGTCGGCCCGGCCGGCACGCCGCGGCCGGTCGTCGATCGCCTGAACCGCGAGTTCAACGCGGCCATGAAGCGGCCGGAGGTCATCGCCGCCATGGACGGCCAGGCCTTCACGCTGGTGCCCGGCACGCCCGAGCAGTTCGGCGCGCTGGTCAAGGAGCAGATCGAGACCTACCGCAACCTGCTGCGCCAGGCCGGCGTGCAACCCGAATGA
- a CDS encoding helix-turn-helix domain-containing protein, with translation MPITAIPVGSLTSPLSPWPQPAAPEVRIPFRARGEAGEARPPPRPREQDLSDEALRPGLPARSSGLLDGAAFVLRRIKIGQPAYLEGDALQSLFAVLRGSFKASVLLRDGRDQVTGFWMAGDLMGMDGIAGGAHALTATALEDSDVWVLPFTGMQAMSAQGPQWQEAMCRALAQEVVREYRHMQVLGGTNTETRLAYFLLEMSDAMQARGYSATEFHLRMSRAEIGSYLGVALETVSRTLSAFQQLGIIGVHKRHITIHSLDALRAVRDGEGLRALPD, from the coding sequence ATGCCCATCACCGCCATTCCCGTGGGCTCCCTGACGTCGCCGCTGTCGCCCTGGCCGCAGCCGGCGGCCCCGGAAGTCCGGATCCCCTTCCGAGCCCGCGGCGAAGCCGGCGAGGCGCGCCCGCCGCCGCGCCCGCGCGAGCAGGACCTGTCCGATGAGGCGTTGCGCCCCGGCCTGCCGGCCCGATCCTCCGGGCTGCTCGACGGCGCCGCCTTCGTCTTGCGCCGCATCAAGATCGGCCAGCCCGCCTACCTCGAGGGCGACGCACTGCAATCGCTGTTTGCCGTGCTGCGCGGCAGTTTCAAGGCCTCGGTCCTGCTGCGCGACGGACGCGACCAGGTCACCGGCTTCTGGATGGCGGGCGACCTGATGGGCATGGACGGCATCGCCGGGGGCGCCCATGCCCTCACCGCGACGGCGCTGGAGGACAGCGACGTCTGGGTGCTGCCCTTCACCGGCATGCAGGCGATGTCGGCCCAGGGGCCGCAGTGGCAGGAAGCCATGTGCCGGGCGCTGGCGCAGGAAGTGGTGCGCGAGTACCGGCACATGCAGGTGCTCGGCGGCACCAACACCGAGACCCGGCTGGCCTACTTCCTGCTGGAGATGTCGGACGCCATGCAGGCGCGCGGCTACTCGGCCACCGAGTTCCACCTGCGCATGTCGCGCGCCGAGATCGGCAGCTACCTCGGCGTGGCGCTGGAAACCGTGAGCCGCACCCTGTCGGCCTTCCAGCAACTGGGCATCATCGGCGTCCACAAGCGCCACATCACGATCCACTCGCTGGACGCGCTGCGCGCCGTGCGCGACGGCGAAGGCCTGCGCGCGCTGCCCGACTGA
- a CDS encoding amidohydrolase family protein: MTVIDFNSRPPIPAFDGAGAAHLRNYRRVYEGSEAQVRDAAGSDPLGSYLAAYDRVGARHVVVKAKDVETTFGIKVDNEAVAAFCRAHSPRFIGWAGVDPHKGEAAVRELEVAVRELGLRGLNLQCFEHRLAINDPRLYPLYRKCVELDVPVNIHCGINFSTDCLMEHGRPLLLDQVLVEVPGLRVVASPPGWPWVHELIGVAWRHPNLSIAVSAVRPKLLATPGSGYEGLLQYGNTVLQDRILFGTSYPMQPIERAVQEVLQLPLKDSVRDKWLHGNAARFLGVSA, translated from the coding sequence ATGACCGTGATCGACTTCAACAGTCGCCCGCCCATCCCCGCGTTCGACGGGGCCGGCGCCGCCCACCTGCGCAACTACCGGCGCGTCTACGAGGGCAGCGAGGCGCAGGTGCGTGACGCGGCCGGCAGCGATCCCCTGGGCAGCTACCTGGCCGCCTACGACCGGGTCGGCGCCCGCCACGTGGTGGTCAAGGCCAAGGACGTCGAGACCACGTTCGGCATCAAGGTCGACAACGAAGCCGTGGCCGCGTTCTGCCGCGCGCACTCGCCCCGCTTCATCGGCTGGGCGGGGGTGGATCCGCACAAGGGCGAGGCCGCGGTGCGCGAACTGGAAGTGGCGGTGCGCGAGCTGGGGCTGCGCGGCCTGAACCTGCAGTGCTTCGAGCACCGGCTCGCGATCAACGATCCCCGGCTCTACCCGCTGTACCGCAAGTGCGTGGAGCTGGACGTGCCGGTCAACATCCACTGCGGCATCAACTTCTCCACCGACTGCCTGATGGAGCACGGGCGGCCGCTGCTGCTCGACCAGGTGCTGGTCGAGGTGCCGGGCCTGCGGGTGGTGGCATCGCCGCCCGGCTGGCCCTGGGTGCACGAACTGATCGGGGTGGCCTGGCGCCATCCCAACCTGTCGATCGCCGTCTCGGCCGTCCGGCCGAAGCTGCTGGCCACGCCGGGCTCCGGCTACGAGGGGCTGCTCCAGTACGGCAACACCGTCCTGCAGGACCGCATCCTGTTCGGCACGTCGTACCCGATGCAGCCGATCGAGCGCGCGGTGCAGGAGGTCCTGCAACTGCCGCTGAAGGATTCCGTGCGCGACAAGTGGCTGCACGGCAACGCGGCGCGATTCCTGGGAGTGTCTGCATGA
- a CDS encoding NADH:flavin oxidoreductase/NADH oxidase → MSSTSALFRPYALRGLELPNRIVIAPMCEYSAVDGCATDWHLIHLGHLALSGAGLLVIEATAVEARGRITRECLGLYSDENERALARVLQVVRQYSDIPVGIQLAHAGRKGARIKPSDGRAPIPAGEGGWSTVAPSAVPFADGWQTPQALDAQGMREVIAAFVRATQRCVRLGLDLIELHAAHGYLISSFLSPIANRRSDGYGGTAAARMRFPLELFEAVRAAWPRDKPLGVRCNGTDWDERGITPEDTVAFARELRGLGCDFVDVSSGGNSAAAVPLRPGYQVPFASQVRREASIPAIAVGLIRDPRHAEAIVAEGHADLVALARGILDNPRWPWHAARLLGAEVAEPYQYKRAVAQEPYPLRQAAA, encoded by the coding sequence ATGAGCAGCACGAGCGCGCTGTTCCGGCCCTATGCGCTGCGCGGGCTGGAGTTGCCCAACCGCATCGTCATCGCGCCGATGTGCGAGTACAGCGCCGTGGACGGCTGCGCGACCGACTGGCACCTGATCCACCTCGGCCACCTCGCGCTGTCGGGGGCGGGCCTGCTGGTCATCGAGGCCACCGCGGTGGAGGCGCGCGGGCGCATCACGCGCGAGTGCCTGGGCCTGTACTCGGACGAGAACGAGCGCGCACTTGCGCGCGTGCTGCAGGTGGTGCGCCAGTACAGCGACATCCCGGTCGGCATCCAGTTGGCGCACGCGGGCCGCAAGGGCGCGCGCATCAAGCCCTCGGACGGGCGGGCGCCGATCCCCGCGGGGGAGGGCGGCTGGAGCACGGTCGCACCGAGCGCGGTGCCGTTCGCCGACGGCTGGCAGACGCCGCAGGCGCTCGATGCGCAGGGCATGCGCGAGGTCATCGCCGCCTTCGTGCGGGCGACGCAGCGCTGCGTGCGCCTGGGCCTGGACCTGATCGAGCTGCACGCCGCGCATGGCTACCTGATCAGCTCCTTCCTGTCGCCGATCGCCAACCGCCGCAGCGACGGCTATGGCGGCACGGCGGCCGCGCGCATGCGCTTCCCGCTCGAGCTGTTCGAGGCGGTGCGCGCCGCCTGGCCGCGCGACAAGCCGCTGGGCGTGCGCTGCAACGGCACCGACTGGGACGAGCGCGGCATCACGCCCGAGGACACGGTGGCGTTCGCGCGCGAATTGCGCGGGCTGGGCTGCGATTTCGTCGACGTCTCCTCCGGCGGCAACAGCGCGGCCGCGGTTCCGCTGCGGCCCGGCTACCAGGTCCCGTTCGCCAGCCAGGTGCGCCGCGAGGCCAGCATCCCGGCCATCGCGGTCGGGCTGATCCGCGATCCACGCCATGCGGAGGCCATCGTGGCCGAGGGCCATGCCGACCTGGTGGCGCTGGCCCGCGGCATCCTGGACAACCCGCGCTGGCCCTGGCATGCGGCGCGCCTGCTCGGCGCCGAGGTCGCCGAGCCCTACCAGTACAAGCGGGCCGTGGCGCAGGAGCCGTATCCCCTGCGGCAGGCGGCGGCATGA
- a CDS encoding hydantoinase/oxoprolinase family protein yields the protein MNKVAIGVDIGGTFTDVVARDATGRTRIAKVPSTRPDPAEAVRNVLRELLPAWGVAPADVVRFVHGTTVATNAVLERKGSRLGLLSTAGFTDVLEIGRQSRKQIYDLILRPETPVFLAPGAQRRGVVEAISPTGEVTTPLDPESLAAAVQALVDEGVQAIAICFLFSYMNPVHERQAADFIRERHPGLLVSLSSEVDPAFREYERTVVTCFDAYVKAGLDRYLAAMESDLAGAGVPATLQIMQSRGGVCSARVARRRPIRLFLSGPAAGVVGAREVGRSAGHGNIITVDIGGTSSDIALIADGRPVIRPDGLLDGYRIRVPMVDVNSIGSGGGSVAWIDAGGGLRVGPRSAGSQPGPACFGRGGTEATVTDASVVLGLIDPGYFAGGSMKLDRDLALRAVEEKIARPLGMSVLQAALGILRVVNVQMAEGIRLVSISRGVDPRAFALMPFGGGGALHAAALARELSIDTIVVPRYPGVLCAAGLLSATVEHEAASAFVRKFAQAGVAEVLARCDRLAAECTERMREDGVDVAEVRTSCLADVCFVGQAHHIEVPFETDDPERLLGQLYDRFCALHEQLYGHATRSAAMFVNLRVVQRAAAAAEPAAAARRPATGTRPPARKGTRRILLDARADFVPAAVFDRDGLAPGDVIDGPAIVEQADTTTLVEPGWRVSVAPDESLIARKTS from the coding sequence ATGAACAAGGTCGCCATTGGCGTGGACATCGGCGGAACCTTCACCGATGTCGTCGCCCGCGACGCCACCGGGCGCACGCGCATCGCCAAGGTGCCCTCGACCCGGCCCGACCCGGCCGAGGCCGTGCGCAATGTGCTGCGCGAACTGCTGCCGGCCTGGGGCGTGGCACCGGCCGACGTGGTGCGGTTCGTCCACGGCACCACCGTGGCCACCAACGCCGTTCTCGAGCGCAAGGGCTCCCGGCTCGGGCTGCTGTCGACGGCGGGCTTCACCGACGTGCTGGAGATCGGGCGCCAGAGTCGCAAGCAGATCTACGACCTGATCCTGCGGCCGGAGACGCCCGTGTTCCTGGCGCCCGGGGCCCAGCGCCGCGGCGTGGTCGAGGCAATCAGCCCGACCGGCGAGGTGACCACGCCGCTCGACCCCGAGTCGCTGGCCGCGGCCGTGCAGGCGCTGGTCGACGAGGGCGTGCAGGCGATCGCGATCTGCTTCCTGTTCTCGTACATGAACCCGGTGCACGAGCGCCAGGCGGCCGACTTCATCCGCGAGCGGCATCCGGGGCTGCTGGTGTCGCTGTCCTCCGAGGTCGATCCGGCGTTCCGCGAATACGAACGCACGGTGGTGACCTGCTTCGACGCCTACGTCAAGGCCGGCCTCGACCGCTACCTGGCGGCCATGGAATCCGACCTGGCCGGCGCCGGCGTGCCGGCCACCCTGCAGATCATGCAGTCGCGCGGCGGCGTCTGTTCGGCCCGCGTGGCGCGGCGCCGGCCGATCCGGCTGTTCCTCTCCGGCCCGGCCGCCGGTGTCGTCGGCGCCCGCGAGGTCGGGCGCTCGGCCGGCCACGGCAACATCATCACGGTCGACATCGGCGGCACCAGCTCGGACATCGCGCTGATTGCCGACGGCAGGCCCGTGATCCGCCCCGATGGCCTGCTCGACGGCTACCGCATCCGGGTGCCGATGGTGGACGTCAACTCGATCGGCTCGGGTGGCGGCAGCGTGGCCTGGATCGACGCCGGCGGCGGGCTGCGCGTCGGGCCGCGCTCGGCCGGCTCGCAGCCGGGCCCGGCCTGCTTCGGCCGCGGCGGCACCGAGGCGACCGTCACCGACGCCTCCGTGGTGCTGGGGCTGATCGATCCGGGCTACTTCGCCGGCGGCAGCATGAAGCTCGACCGCGACCTGGCGCTGCGGGCGGTGGAAGAGAAGATCGCCCGGCCGCTGGGCATGAGCGTGCTGCAGGCGGCGCTGGGCATCCTGCGGGTGGTGAACGTGCAGATGGCCGAGGGCATCCGGCTGGTGTCCATCAGCCGCGGCGTCGACCCGCGCGCCTTCGCGCTGATGCCGTTCGGCGGCGGCGGCGCGCTGCACGCCGCGGCGCTGGCGCGCGAGCTGTCGATCGACACCATCGTGGTGCCGCGCTATCCCGGCGTGCTGTGCGCGGCCGGCCTGCTGTCGGCCACGGTGGAGCACGAGGCCGCCAGTGCCTTCGTGCGCAAGTTCGCCCAGGCCGGGGTCGCCGAGGTGCTGGCACGCTGCGACCGGCTGGCGGCCGAGTGCACGGAGCGGATGCGCGAGGATGGGGTCGACGTCGCCGAGGTGCGCACCAGCTGCCTGGCCGACGTCTGCTTCGTCGGCCAGGCCCACCACATCGAGGTGCCGTTCGAGACCGACGACCCCGAGCGGCTGCTCGGCCAGCTGTACGACCGCTTCTGCGCGCTGCACGAGCAGCTCTACGGGCACGCCACGCGGTCGGCTGCCATGTTCGTCAACCTGCGGGTGGTGCAGCGGGCCGCGGCGGCCGCCGAGCCCGCGGCGGCCGCGCGCCGTCCGGCGACGGGCACGCGACCGCCGGCACGCAAGGGCACCCGCCGGATCCTGCTCGACGCACGCGCCGACTTCGTCCCGGCGGCCGTGTTCGACCGCGACGGGCTGGCGCCGGGCGACGTCATCGACGGGCCCGCCATCGTCGAGCAGGCCGACACCACCACCCTGGTGGAGCCCGGCTGGCGGGTCAGCGTCGCTCCCGACGAGTCCCTGATCGCGAGGAAGACGTCATGA